In the genome of Dyadobacter fermentans DSM 18053, the window GAAAGAGATTTTTGACATCCGCGAAAAGGAAGTGAAGGAGGGCAAACTGAAAATGCCGAAGCAATCGTCTACACTATACGTTCTGTCCGGCTCCAAGGACAACTACGACGCCGCGACCGGCGCGCTCAAAAACGGCTACCTGCGTTATGTGGTTTACATTCCATTCGCCACGGCCGAAAGTACCGGTCTGCCTCTGAAACCGGACGTGCCCGGCATGCCCTGGATCATGGACCCCGGCACGCACCGCGCGCACATTATGATCAATCCGCCAAAGCCCTAAGCAACCCCGGCAATGCAACGAACGCCCCGCGACGCCGGTTAACCGCACAGGCGTGGAAGTAAAATGCCGGTTACCGCCGAATTGAGGGTATATTGGTTCAAAAGGCGTCTTTTCGAGGAAAAGCAAGCCTATTCAATGAAAAAAACTGTACATATCCTCGCTATTTTGAGCCTGTTCGCATTATCCAGCCCATCCATGGCACAAACGGAAACCATCAACCTTTGGCCGGAAGGCAAAGTCCCTAATTCCAAGCAGAGCGACATCGCCGAGAAGTCGGACACCGACGCCCAGGGCATTCTCCGGATCAGCGGCGTAACCGTGCCAACCATCACCGCCTACCCCGCACCGAAAGACAAAGCAACCGGCGCAGCTGTGATGATCTGCCCCGGCGGCGGCTACGGCATCCTGGCCGCATCCCACGAAGGCAGCGATTTTGCCAAATGGTTCAACGAGCGCGGCATCTCGGCATTTGTACTGAAATACCGGCTACCCAACGAAAAAGCCATGACGCACCAGCACGAAGTGCCCCTGATGGACGCAATGCAGGGCATGAAACTGATCCGCCAGAATGCCGAGAAGTGGAACATAGATACGGACAAGATCGGCGTGATGGGATTTTCAGCCGGCGGGCACCTCGCAGCCACGCTGTCAACACACCATAATATGGGTGCAAAAGCTTCCGCGGAAGGCAAACCCAACTTTTCGATTTTGATTTACCCGGTGATCTCCTTCCTGCCCGCGATCTCGCACGGCGGCTCGCGTGACAACCTCCTCGGCCCGGAAAAATCCGAAGAGCTGATCCGCTATTATTCCAACGAATTGCAGGTATCCGAACAAACGCCGCCGGCATTCCTCGTGCACGCCATGGACGATACGGGCGTGCCGGTCGAAAACAGCATCGAATATTACCTCGCACTCAAAAAGAAGAAAATCCCTGCCGAAATGCATTTGTATCCCAAAGGCGGCCACGGGTATGGAATGCGCACGGAAGGCAAAGGATCACTGGCCAATTGGCCTGAGGCAATGGAAGGTTGGCTTTATTCAGCGGGCTATATGAAAAAATAAACGGTAATGGAGTAAATTTATCCGTTAGCTTTGACGAAAAATCAACGTTCGGAATAAGTTCACTCTATGACCGCCTTTCAACGCCTGGTGATCAGCAAACGATCACTGATGTACATTGTTTTGGGTATTGCCGCATTCGCAACACTTCAATCGGTATTTTCCCATCCCAAATCCTTCCCAAACGGCCCGCAGCTTTACACGACGTACAATAATTACGTCATTTTCAAGCAGTCGTTCTTCCATTTGATTGAAGGAAAAAACCTGTACAGATGGCACGTCACCGAGCACTGGGATTTGTACAAATACAGTCCGGCTTTTGCATTGGTTTTCGGCATACTTTCCATCATGCCAACGTTTGTCGGGCTCTTCTTTTGGAACCTGCTCAATGTAGCTGTCATCTTTTTTTCGGTCTATTATTTGCCAAGAATCGATTTACGGGCAAAGGGGCTGATGGTCACATTTATGCTCGTGGAGCTTCTCACGGCCACGCAAAACGAGCAAAGTAACGCCCTGATCGCCGGTTTACTCCTCTTTGCATTCGGTTTTCTCGAAAGGGACAAATACTGGCTGGCGTCACTTTGCATTGTCTGCACGATCTTCATCAAGCTTTTCGGGATCGTTGCACTCGCATTGTACCTGCTGTATCCGAATAAACTGAAACTGGCCTACACGACGGCGGCCTGGGTGTTACTGCTCACGGTGCTGCCCATTGTGGCGGTGAGCCCTACCCAATTCGTTGTTTTGTACAAAACCTGGTGGAAACTGCTGGCCGCCGACCGCGACTTTTCCGATGGACTTTCGGTGATTGGCTGGCTGAAAATCTGGTTTTCGATGAATGTCAACAAAACCTACGTCAACCTGGTTGGCGTGGCGTTATTCTGCCTGCCGCTGCTCAAAATCAAGTCGTACAGCAACTTTGTATTCCGTGCGTTAATGCTCGCGTCCGTGCTCGTTTGGGTGGTCATTTTCAATCACCGGGCCGAATCACCGACGTTTATCATCGCGATCGCCGGCGTGGCGGTGTGGTATTACATGCAGGCGCCCGACAGGCTCAACTACGTGCTGCTCGTGCTGGCATTTGTATTCACCACACTATCACCGACCGATCTTTTCCCTCCATTCATCCGCAACGAGTTTTTCTGGCCGTATGTAGTAAAAGCAGTGCCCTGCATTCTGATTTGGGGCAAGATCATCTACGACCTGCTGTTCACCGACTTGCAGCCGCGGCCGGTGGCAGCAGAGGTTGCAGAGTGACGTTTGGGCATAAAAAAGCGTTACAGGAATGCTGCGGCTGCATCCTGTAACGCATTGAATGTTCTTCTTTATCAATTTACACCCAGAAGCGTGCGGTTTACCTCCTTTACTTCTTTGGTAGAAAGGTAAATGCTCTTTACGATTTTTTCATAATCGTTGGAAACTTCGAGGGTGTACACGCCGTCGTTCATTTCGTCGAAATTGAGCTTCCGTCCGGCCTTGGTAATATACCTGGGCACAAACTCCTCGTGCAGGAGCTTCCCCCTGCTGTCGATAAGCCGGATGGTTACTTTTTCGCCCTTCTCCTTTTCCATCATCACATTCATGGACATCGTGTCGCGCACGCGGTACATGCCAATGCGAAACTTCTCGCAGGTGTTGTTTTTACACTCCGCCTTGGGCGAAACGATGGGATCTGCCTGCACCTGGGCAGCGATGGTAAATAATGTGAAAGTTGCAGCAACGGCGGTTTTTAAGATGTTCCTCATGGCTCTTGAAGGTTAACTGATTGGTATTTTCAAAGTGATTTCGAACCAATGAGGTAACCGCCGGAGGCATTGTTGCATACAAAGTGTGAACGGCCCAAAACGATGTTAAACGGCGCTAGCCACCAATCGCGATCATTTCCCGATTCTGCTCGTATTCCGATTTTGCTTGTTGCTCGGAGAAGCTGGCGTGGCCGCCGTGGGCGAAGTGTTTTTTCTGAAAATGGGTGTAGATGAGCGGTCGGACGTCGTCGCCTTTGCGTAATGGCGTGAGTAAATCCACTTCGGAGGTGTCGAAAAGGCAGTTTTTGAGCTTGCCGTCAGCGGTGAGGCGGATGCGGTTGCAGCCTTCGCAAAAAGGATGTGTTACCGTGCCGATAATGCCGAACGTCCCCGCGCCGCCATTCACCTGAAACCGCCGCGCAGTATCGTGTACCTCGCCCGGAACCGGCTGAAATTCATATTCCTGCCCGATCTTGCCAAGCAAATCGGCATAGGAAACGATCTTGGAAAGATCCCACTGGTTGCCTTTGAAGGGCATGAATTCAATGAAACGGACATGCAGGTTGGGTTCTTCCAAAGTAAGCCTGACGAAGTCGTTCACCTCGTCATCATTCGTGCCGCGCATGACCACCATATTAAGCTTCACCACAAAACCTTCGGCGAGCAGCAGGCGGATGTGGTCCAGCGTTTTCGAAAAATGGTCGCGCTTCGTAATCTCTCTGAAACGGGCTTCTTTCAATGTATCCAGGCTGACATTCAGCGAGGTAACGCCCGCGCTTTTCAGTTCTGCGATAAACTGGTCGATATGCACGGCGTTCGTCGTGAGCGTGAGCGAGGCGGGAAGCTTCCCAAGGGTAGCGATGATCTCGCCTGCATCTTTACGAACCAGCGGCTCTCCGCCGGTCAGACGGATCTTTTCAACACCCATTTCCACAAATAAACCCGCCAGATACGCGATTTCATCGGCTTGCATGAGCCATTTCGACGGCATAAACTGCATATCTTCCTGCGGCATACAATAGGTGCAACGGAGATTGCACTTATCCGTCAGCGAAATGCGCAGATAAGTGTGTTTGCGACCAAATTTATCTAAAATAGGCACTGCCATCCGTTATTGCTAATCGTGTTTTTTCCCCTCTATAACATTAAAAACATGCAAAACATGCGGAAAAAGGGCGTCAATATATTCGGTGACGCCGCCTGTGCTGCCCGGCATGGCTATCACCAGCATTTCCCCGATGAAGCCCGCCACCGACCTCGACAACATCGAAGTAGGCACCCGTTCCTGGCCATACTGGCGCGCCGTTTCGGCAATACCCGGAATTTCACGGTCCAGCAGCTCCGAAACCGCCTCAGGCGTCACGTCACGGGGCGAAAGGCCCGTACCGCCGGTGATCAGCACCATATCGTATTCCGCACGTTGCAGCGAATGCAGCTTGTCCTGAATGCCCGTTTTATCATCCGCAATAATGCTGTAATCGCTTACATCAATTGCAAATGCGCCCAGCTTCTCGATGATCTTCCTGCCTGATTTGTCTTCACCGATCCCGTTGGAAATACTATCCGAGCAAACCACCACAGCTACTTTCAAGCCTTCCGGGGCCGCTTTGCGATCGCTTTTTCCGCCTTTCTTGTCCAGCAACCGGATATTTCGTATTTCTACACCCTTGTCGATCGGTTTGAGCATGTCATACATCGTCAGCGCTACTACGGATGCGCCGTGCATGGCTTCCACTTCCACGCCCGTTTTGTATATAGTCTTGACGGTCAGCTCAATTACGATCGTCAAATCTTCAATGCGATATTGCACGCCCGTATATTCCACCGGGATCGGGTGGCAGTCGGGCAGCAAGTCCGGCGTCTTTTTCACCGCCAGAAACCCGGCGGCCTTCGCCATTTCGAACACATCGCCTTTCGGCACCGTCCGGTTCTGTATCGCCTCCACCGTTTCCCGCCTGCTCACCTGCACAATAGCCTGCGCCGTTGCAATGCGGAGGGTGTTGGTTTTATGGGTAATGTCGACCATTTATAATGCTAATGATTGAATGATTGAATGACTGAATGATTGAATAGTGGATTACAGTGCAATTCGCAGATCAAGGTCTGATTTAGCATTATTCAATCATTCGATCATTCAATCATTCAAAATTAAGTATTCTCCTTCCAAACATGCCCCGCCTCTCCTACCAGCTCCTTTCCGAAAATGGGTACCTTGGATTTGATTTCTTCTACGATATATTCCGATGCTTCGAAAGCGGCGCGGCGGTGGGGGGATGAAACGAAGACAAAGAGGCTGATTTCGCCTGTCGGGACGAGGCCCAGGCTGTGGTAAATGTGCATGCACGATAGTTCGAACCGGGCAAATGCGGCCTCGCGGATGTCGTGGAATGCCTGTTCGGCCATTTCTTCATAGGCCGTGTAATCGATGCCCGTTACCGCGCCGCCTTCTTTTTGGTCAGCGCGGATTTGCCCGAGGAAAATCGCATGGGCACCAATGCCCGTTTTGGATTGGTGGCTGGCGATGGACCTGGCAACGAAATCAGGGCTGATCGGCCCCTGCACAAATACCTTTTTGTGTTTCTTTTCCATAATATTATCCTCCCGCAAACGGCGGAAGCAATGCGATCTCGGCCGGCGCTTCGATGGGAACGAAATCCTCCGAGATTTTCTGGTTAACTGCTATTTTGAACTTCTTATCACGCATAGCCGGATACTTTTCCGTCACCTGCGTGCGGAATTGCCCCACCGTGAGGCCGCCTGCCGCAGTCCAGACCTCATCGGATAACCCGGCGATCTCGGCCAGCATGCCAAAATATTTCACTTGAAAACTCATCGCTATTTCATCCTCGTTTCGTGTTGATAACCCGCATTCGGTCCGCCGGGTTCAGAGCGGCAGCAAATGT includes:
- a CDS encoding alpha/beta hydrolase, coding for MKKTVHILAILSLFALSSPSMAQTETINLWPEGKVPNSKQSDIAEKSDTDAQGILRISGVTVPTITAYPAPKDKATGAAVMICPGGGYGILAASHEGSDFAKWFNERGISAFVLKYRLPNEKAMTHQHEVPLMDAMQGMKLIRQNAEKWNIDTDKIGVMGFSAGGHLAATLSTHHNMGAKASAEGKPNFSILIYPVISFLPAISHGGSRDNLLGPEKSEELIRYYSNELQVSEQTPPAFLVHAMDDTGVPVENSIEYYLALKKKKIPAEMHLYPKGGHGYGMRTEGKGSLANWPEAMEGWLYSAGYMKK
- a CDS encoding glycosyltransferase family 87 protein encodes the protein MTAFQRLVISKRSLMYIVLGIAAFATLQSVFSHPKSFPNGPQLYTTYNNYVIFKQSFFHLIEGKNLYRWHVTEHWDLYKYSPAFALVFGILSIMPTFVGLFFWNLLNVAVIFFSVYYLPRIDLRAKGLMVTFMLVELLTATQNEQSNALIAGLLLFAFGFLERDKYWLASLCIVCTIFIKLFGIVALALYLLYPNKLKLAYTTAAWVLLLTVLPIVAVSPTQFVVLYKTWWKLLAADRDFSDGLSVIGWLKIWFSMNVNKTYVNLVGVALFCLPLLKIKSYSNFVFRALMLASVLVWVVIFNHRAESPTFIIAIAGVAVWYYMQAPDRLNYVLLVLAFVFTTLSPTDLFPPFIRNEFFWPYVVKAVPCILIWGKIIYDLLFTDLQPRPVAAEVAE
- the moaA gene encoding GTP 3',8-cyclase MoaA — protein: MAVPILDKFGRKHTYLRISLTDKCNLRCTYCMPQEDMQFMPSKWLMQADEIAYLAGLFVEMGVEKIRLTGGEPLVRKDAGEIIATLGKLPASLTLTTNAVHIDQFIAELKSAGVTSLNVSLDTLKEARFREITKRDHFSKTLDHIRLLLAEGFVVKLNMVVMRGTNDDEVNDFVRLTLEEPNLHVRFIEFMPFKGNQWDLSKIVSYADLLGKIGQEYEFQPVPGEVHDTARRFQVNGGAGTFGIIGTVTHPFCEGCNRIRLTADGKLKNCLFDTSEVDLLTPLRKGDDVRPLIYTHFQKKHFAHGGHASFSEQQAKSEYEQNREMIAIGG
- the moaCB gene encoding bifunctional molybdenum cofactor biosynthesis protein MoaC/MoaB, with the protein product MVDITHKTNTLRIATAQAIVQVSRRETVEAIQNRTVPKGDVFEMAKAAGFLAVKKTPDLLPDCHPIPVEYTGVQYRIEDLTIVIELTVKTIYKTGVEVEAMHGASVVALTMYDMLKPIDKGVEIRNIRLLDKKGGKSDRKAAPEGLKVAVVVCSDSISNGIGEDKSGRKIIEKLGAFAIDVSDYSIIADDKTGIQDKLHSLQRAEYDMVLITGGTGLSPRDVTPEAVSELLDREIPGIAETARQYGQERVPTSMLSRSVAGFIGEMLVIAMPGSTGGVTEYIDALFPHVLHVFNVIEGKKHD
- a CDS encoding molybdenum cofactor biosynthesis protein MoaE encodes the protein MEKKHKKVFVQGPISPDFVARSIASHQSKTGIGAHAIFLGQIRADQKEGGAVTGIDYTAYEEMAEQAFHDIREAAFARFELSCMHIYHSLGLVPTGEISLFVFVSSPHRRAAFEASEYIVEEIKSKVPIFGKELVGEAGHVWKENT
- a CDS encoding MoaD/ThiS family protein, which produces MLAEIAGLSDEVWTAAGGLTVGQFRTQVTEKYPAMRDKKFKIAVNQKISEDFVPIEAPAEIALLPPFAGG